A window of Solanum stenotomum isolate F172 chromosome 3, ASM1918654v1, whole genome shotgun sequence contains these coding sequences:
- the LOC125860703 gene encoding protein RESPONSE TO LOW SULFUR 3-like, whose protein sequence is MFSTIAVPSGKANPHRREVSAVPESEVLRRRNEELEKELKKSIEREEKMREELQKTWERLRVAEEAEERLCSQLGELEAEAVDQARAYRTRVINLMDQLSLAQKFLESASISVPNFQ, encoded by the coding sequence ATGTTTTCCACCATTGCTGTACCTTCCGGCAAAGCAAATCCGCATCGGCGGGAAGTCTCCGCCGTGCCGGAGAGCGAGGTGCTACGGAGAAGAAACGAGGAATTGGAGaaggaattgaagaagagcATTGAAAGGGAAGAGAAAATGAGAGAGGAATTGCAGAAGACATGGGAGAGGCTGAGGGTGGCGGAGGAGGCGGAGGAGCGGCTCTGCTCTCAGCTCGGTGAACTTGAAGCGGAGGCTGTTGATCAGGCTCGGGCATACAGGACACGTGTTATCAATCTGATGGATCAACTCTCTTTGGCTCAGAAATTTCTCGAGTCCGCTTCAATTTCTGTCCCTAATTTTCAATGA
- the LOC125859580 gene encoding protein RESPONSE TO LOW SULFUR 3-like: protein MAPTIAVPSTQTKPYHRREISAVPESEVLRRRNDELEKELKKSFEREEKMREELQKTWERLRVAEEAEERLCSQLGEFEAEAVDQARAYRTRVMNLMDQLSLAQKLLESASVVVPNSR from the coding sequence ATGGCGCCGACTATAGCAGTGCCTTCCACCCAAACAAAACCGTATCACCGCCGTGAGATCTCCGCCGTGCCGGAGAGCGAGGTGCTCAGAAGAAGAAACGATGAATTGGAGAAGGAATTGAAGAAGAGTTTTGAGAGGGAAGAGAAAATGAGAGAGGAATTGCAGAAAACATGGGAGAGGCTGAGGGTGGCGGAGGAGGCAGAGGAGCGGCTCTGTTCTCAGCTCGGAGAATTTGAAGCGGAGGCTGTTGATCAGGCTCGGGCTTACAGGACACGTGTTATGAATCTGATGGATCAACTCTCTTTGGCTCAGAAACTTCTCGAGTCGGCTTCTGTTGTCGTTCCCAATTCCCGATGA
- the LOC125859662 gene encoding protein RESPONSE TO LOW SULFUR 3-like produces MFTTIAVPAAQTKASAVPEREVLRRRNEELEKELKKSIEREEKMKEELNKTWERLRVAEEAEERLCSQLGEFEAEAVDQARIYRTRIHTLMDQLSMAQKLLQSGQITIPDSQ; encoded by the coding sequence ATGTTTACCACCATTGCTGTGCCTGCCGCCCAAACAAAGGCCTCCGCCGTGCCGGAGAGGGAGGTGCTGAGAAGAAGAAACGAGGAATTGGAGaaggaattgaagaagagcATTGAAAGGGAAGAGAAAATGAAAGAGGAATTGAATAAGACATGGGAGAGGCTGAGGGTAGCGGAGGAGGCGGAGGAGCGCCTCTGTTCTCAGCTCGGAGAATTTGAAGCAGAGGCTGTGGATCAGGCTCGGATCTACAGGACCCGAATCCATACTTTAATGGATCAGCTTTCGATGGCCCAAAAACTTCTTCAGTCTGGTCAAATTACAATTCCTGATTCTCAATGA
- the LOC125859374 gene encoding chloroplastic import inner membrane translocase subunit HP30-2-like — MGEGKQGAMVVEMPNSSNQNPIAQLQNKFKELEIGFKGWLSKQSIPVEAAVVTATSGLQGAAIGGFMGTLTQDVSSSMPTPPAGANLNPQAMASFQQAQALAGGPLVQARNFAVMTGVNAGISCVLKRIRGKEDVQSSMAAAFGSGALFSLVSGMGGPNPVPNALTSGIFFALVQGGLFELGRKFSQPPAEDTHYVRTRSLLSSLGLQNYEKNFKKGLLTDTTLPLLTDSALRDVRIPPGPRLLILDHIQRDPELRKKRG, encoded by the exons ATGGGTGAAGGAAAGCAAGGAGCTATGGTGGTTGAAATGCCGAATAGCAGCAATCAGAATCCAATAGCTCAGTTGCAGAACAAGTTTAAGGAATTGGAAATCGGCTTCAAAGGGTGGTTATCGAAGCAGTCAATTCCAGTTGAAGCTGCTGTGGTGACAGCAACCAGTGGACTACAGGGTGCTGCTATTGGTGGATTTATGGGAACGCTTACACAGGATGTGTCTTCCTCTATGCCTACTCCTCCTGCTGGTGCTAATCTCAATCCCCAAGCTATGGCCTCTTTTCAACAAGCTCAG GCTCTTGCAGGAGGTCCATTGGTTCAGGCTCGGAATTTTGCTGTTATGACTGGTGTTAATGCTGGCATATCTTGTGTCTTGAAAAGAATTAGAGGCAAGGAAGATGTGCAGTCCAG TATGGCAGCTGCCTTTGGTTCTGGAGCATTGTTTTCACTAGTTAGCGGCATGGGTGGCCCAAATCCAGTACCCAATGCTTTGACATCTGGGATTTTCTTTGCCCTTGTTCAAGGTGGACTGTTTGAG CTTGGGCGGAAGTTTTCGCAACCACCTGCTGAAGATACGCATTATGTCAGAACGAGATCACTATTGTCAAGCCTTGGCCTGCAAAATTATGAAAAGAATTTCAAGAAAGGGTTGTTGACAGACACCACTTTGCCTTTACTCACCGATAG TGCTCTTAGAGATGTGAGGATCCCTCCTGGGCCAAGGCTTCTTATTCTTGATCATATACAAAG GGATCCGGAACTCAGAAAGAAGCGAGGATGA